The Erigeron canadensis isolate Cc75 chromosome 4, C_canadensis_v1, whole genome shotgun sequence genome window below encodes:
- the LOC122598180 gene encoding elongation factor 1-alpha-like isoform X2, with amino-acid sequence MGEEKEVEKAHINIVVIGDANSGKSTTAGHLIYKLGGIDKTVIERFEKEAAEMHQVGVKYAWVLDRLKAERERGNTIDNTMCKFETTKYYCSVLDTPGQHRFIKNMITGTSQADCALLIVDSERFEYGMTTGLIREHILLAFILGVKQIICCSLLFVVLQMDATRPKYAQYRYEDIVEDLESYFMKVGYDPDKIPFVPISGFEGDNLTERSPNLKWYKGPTLLEAIDRISEPKRLFDKPLRLPVHDVYHISGIGTVPVGRVETGVMKPGMVVTFGPSGLTAEVKSIEMHNKPLLEAVPGDSVGFSVKNVASKDLKRGYVASNSKDDPAKGAASFTSHVIIMNHPGQIRKGYTPMLDCHTCHITVKFAELLSKIDRRSFEELEREPEFLKNGEAGMVKMVPTKPMVVETFSEYPPLGRFAVRDLRQTVGVGVIKSVDKKDPTG; translated from the exons atggGTGAAGAAAAAGAAGTAGAAAAGGCTCATATCAACATTGTGGTCATTGGAGATGCAAATTCTGGCAAGTCAACTACTGCAGGCCACTTGATCTACAAGCTAGGTGGAATTGACAAGACTGTGATCGAAAGGTTCGAGAAAGAGGCTGCTGAGATGCACCAAGTTGGAGTCAAGTATGCTTGGGTGTTGGACAGGCTCAAGGCAGAGCGTGAAAGGGGTAATACTATCGACAATACAATGTGCAAATTCGAGACCACTAAATATTACTGCTCTGTCCTTGATACTCCTGGACAGCATAGGTtcatcaagaacatgatcaCTGGAACCTCCCAGGCCGACTGTGCCCTTCTCATCGTTGATTCTGAACGTTTTGAATATGGAATGACCACCGGACTTATTCGTGAACACATTTTGCTTGCATTTATACTTGGTGTCAAGCAAATAATTTGCTGCT CTTTGTTATTTGTTGTTTTGCAAATGGATGCTACTAGACCCAAATACGCACAATATAGGTATGAAGATATTGTCGAAGATTTGGAGTCCTACTTCATGAAAGTCGGATATGACCCTGACAAAATCCCATTTGTCCCAATTTCTGGTTTTGAGGGCGATAACTTGACTGAGAGGTCACCTAACCTAAAATGGTATAAGGGTCCAACTCTACTTGAAGCCATTGACCGAATCAGTGAGCCAAAAAGACTATTTGACAAGCCTCTCCGCCTTCCAGTTCATGATGTCTACCACATTAGTGGGATCGGAACTGTGCCTGTGGGACGTGTTGAAACTGGTGTGATGAAGCCAGGTATGGTGGTCACTTTTGGCCCAAGTGGATTGACAGCTGAGGTCAAATCTATTGAGATGCACAACAAACCACTGCTTGAGGCAGTGCCAGGAGACAGTGTTGGTTTCAGTGTTAAAAATGTTGCATCGAAGGATCTTAAACGTGGGTATGTTGCTTCAAACTCTAAGGATGATCCTGCAAAGGGTGCTGCTAGCTTTACTTCTCACGTCATCATCATGAACCACCCGGGTCAAATTAGAAAAGGGTACACACCAATGCTTGATTGCCATACCTGTCATATTACTGTTAAGTTTGCTGAGCTATTGAGCAAGATTGACCGGAGGTCTTTTGAGGAGCTGGAGCGGGAACCTGAGTTCTTGAAAAATGGTGAGGCTGGAATGGTGAAGATGGTTCCAACAAAGCCGATGGTGGTTGAGACTTTCTCCGAGTACCCTCCATTGGGTCGGTTTGCTGTCCGGGACTTGAGGCAGACTGTTGGTGTGGGCGTGATCAAGAGCGTGGATAAGAAGGATCCAACTGGATGA
- the LOC122598180 gene encoding elongation factor 1-alpha-like isoform X1: MGEEKEVEKAHINIVVIGDANSGKSTTAGHLIYKLGGIDKTVIERFEKEAAEMHQVGVKYAWVLDRLKAERERGNTIDNTMCKFETTKYYCSVLDTPGQHRFIKNMITGTSQADCALLIVDSERFEYGMTTGLIREHILLAFILGVKQIICCCNKLALLFVVLQMDATRPKYAQYRYEDIVEDLESYFMKVGYDPDKIPFVPISGFEGDNLTERSPNLKWYKGPTLLEAIDRISEPKRLFDKPLRLPVHDVYHISGIGTVPVGRVETGVMKPGMVVTFGPSGLTAEVKSIEMHNKPLLEAVPGDSVGFSVKNVASKDLKRGYVASNSKDDPAKGAASFTSHVIIMNHPGQIRKGYTPMLDCHTCHITVKFAELLSKIDRRSFEELEREPEFLKNGEAGMVKMVPTKPMVVETFSEYPPLGRFAVRDLRQTVGVGVIKSVDKKDPTG; the protein is encoded by the exons atggGTGAAGAAAAAGAAGTAGAAAAGGCTCATATCAACATTGTGGTCATTGGAGATGCAAATTCTGGCAAGTCAACTACTGCAGGCCACTTGATCTACAAGCTAGGTGGAATTGACAAGACTGTGATCGAAAGGTTCGAGAAAGAGGCTGCTGAGATGCACCAAGTTGGAGTCAAGTATGCTTGGGTGTTGGACAGGCTCAAGGCAGAGCGTGAAAGGGGTAATACTATCGACAATACAATGTGCAAATTCGAGACCACTAAATATTACTGCTCTGTCCTTGATACTCCTGGACAGCATAGGTtcatcaagaacatgatcaCTGGAACCTCCCAGGCCGACTGTGCCCTTCTCATCGTTGATTCTGAACGTTTTGAATATGGAATGACCACCGGACTTATTCGTGAACACATTTTGCTTGCATTTATACTTGGTGTCAAGCAAATAATTTGCTGCTGTAACAAG CTAGCTTTGTTATTTGTTGTTTTGCAAATGGATGCTACTAGACCCAAATACGCACAATATAGGTATGAAGATATTGTCGAAGATTTGGAGTCCTACTTCATGAAAGTCGGATATGACCCTGACAAAATCCCATTTGTCCCAATTTCTGGTTTTGAGGGCGATAACTTGACTGAGAGGTCACCTAACCTAAAATGGTATAAGGGTCCAACTCTACTTGAAGCCATTGACCGAATCAGTGAGCCAAAAAGACTATTTGACAAGCCTCTCCGCCTTCCAGTTCATGATGTCTACCACATTAGTGGGATCGGAACTGTGCCTGTGGGACGTGTTGAAACTGGTGTGATGAAGCCAGGTATGGTGGTCACTTTTGGCCCAAGTGGATTGACAGCTGAGGTCAAATCTATTGAGATGCACAACAAACCACTGCTTGAGGCAGTGCCAGGAGACAGTGTTGGTTTCAGTGTTAAAAATGTTGCATCGAAGGATCTTAAACGTGGGTATGTTGCTTCAAACTCTAAGGATGATCCTGCAAAGGGTGCTGCTAGCTTTACTTCTCACGTCATCATCATGAACCACCCGGGTCAAATTAGAAAAGGGTACACACCAATGCTTGATTGCCATACCTGTCATATTACTGTTAAGTTTGCTGAGCTATTGAGCAAGATTGACCGGAGGTCTTTTGAGGAGCTGGAGCGGGAACCTGAGTTCTTGAAAAATGGTGAGGCTGGAATGGTGAAGATGGTTCCAACAAAGCCGATGGTGGTTGAGACTTTCTCCGAGTACCCTCCATTGGGTCGGTTTGCTGTCCGGGACTTGAGGCAGACTGTTGGTGTGGGCGTGATCAAGAGCGTGGATAAGAAGGATCCAACTGGATGA
- the LOC122598183 gene encoding uncharacterized protein LOC122598183, whose protein sequence is MMSDGDYMERNAAAARFLSLPKDDQYKWVQGVIYLGHLSEERKRYQRYLLNKKIKNYEQISYLNEQELINVGGLGREEAESLYNRSQKKPYKCPSLLGRLEQKKFKEMMMGLTVEDDEELIYPQSDDDGASSEANSNQTDEGACSIRKINCYDDQGKKELVEMVKSYQMKLEELNQIANKRKSNLRN, encoded by the exons atgatgtcGGATGGAGATTACATGGAACGAAACGCAGCAGCGGCTAGGTTTTTATCTCTACCTAAAGACGATCA ATATAAATGGGTACAGGGAGTGATCTATCTAGGTCATCT GTCTGAGGAAAGGAAACGATACCAAAGATatttactaaataaaaaaataaaaaactacgaGCAGATTTCATATCTAAACGAGCAAGAATT GATAAATGTGGGGGGTTTGGGCAGAGAAGAGGCCGAGAGTCTTTACAATCGATCTCAGAAGAAGCCCTACAAGTGTCCATCCCTTCTAGGACGTTTAGaacaaaaaaagtttaaagaaatGATGATGGGACTCACGGTAGAAGACGACGAAGAATTAATATACCCACAATCTGATGATGATGGGGCTTCTTCAGAAGCAAACTCCAATCAGACTGATGAAGGAGCTTGTTCAATTAGAAAAATCAATTGTTATGATGACCAAGGAAAAAAAGAATTGGTGGAGATGGTTAAAAGTTATCAGATGAAGTTAGAGGAGTTGAATCAGATAGCAAATAAAAGGAAAAGTAACTTGAggaattga
- the LOC122598180 gene encoding elongation factor 1-alpha-like isoform X3 translates to MGEEKEVEKAHINIVVIGDANSGKSTTAGHLIYKLGGIDKTVIERFEKEAAEMHQVGVKYAWVLDRLKAERERGNTIDNTMCKFETTKYYCSVLDTPGQHRFIKNMITGTSQADCALLIVDSERFEYGMTTGLIREHILLAFILGVKQIICCCNKVDATRPKYAQYRYEDIVEDLESYFMKVGYDPDKIPFVPISGFEGDNLTERSPNLKWYKGPTLLEAIDRISEPKRLFDKPLRLPVHDVYHISGIGTVPVGRVETGVMKPGMVVTFGPSGLTAEVKSIEMHNKPLLEAVPGDSVGFSVKNVASKDLKRGYVASNSKDDPAKGAASFTSHVIIMNHPGQIRKGYTPMLDCHTCHITVKFAELLSKIDRRSFEELEREPEFLKNGEAGMVKMVPTKPMVVETFSEYPPLGRFAVRDLRQTVGVGVIKSVDKKDPTG, encoded by the exons atggGTGAAGAAAAAGAAGTAGAAAAGGCTCATATCAACATTGTGGTCATTGGAGATGCAAATTCTGGCAAGTCAACTACTGCAGGCCACTTGATCTACAAGCTAGGTGGAATTGACAAGACTGTGATCGAAAGGTTCGAGAAAGAGGCTGCTGAGATGCACCAAGTTGGAGTCAAGTATGCTTGGGTGTTGGACAGGCTCAAGGCAGAGCGTGAAAGGGGTAATACTATCGACAATACAATGTGCAAATTCGAGACCACTAAATATTACTGCTCTGTCCTTGATACTCCTGGACAGCATAGGTtcatcaagaacatgatcaCTGGAACCTCCCAGGCCGACTGTGCCCTTCTCATCGTTGATTCTGAACGTTTTGAATATGGAATGACCACCGGACTTATTCGTGAACACATTTTGCTTGCATTTATACTTGGTGTCAAGCAAATAATTTGCTGCTGTAACAAGG TGGATGCTACTAGACCCAAATACGCACAATATAGGTATGAAGATATTGTCGAAGATTTGGAGTCCTACTTCATGAAAGTCGGATATGACCCTGACAAAATCCCATTTGTCCCAATTTCTGGTTTTGAGGGCGATAACTTGACTGAGAGGTCACCTAACCTAAAATGGTATAAGGGTCCAACTCTACTTGAAGCCATTGACCGAATCAGTGAGCCAAAAAGACTATTTGACAAGCCTCTCCGCCTTCCAGTTCATGATGTCTACCACATTAGTGGGATCGGAACTGTGCCTGTGGGACGTGTTGAAACTGGTGTGATGAAGCCAGGTATGGTGGTCACTTTTGGCCCAAGTGGATTGACAGCTGAGGTCAAATCTATTGAGATGCACAACAAACCACTGCTTGAGGCAGTGCCAGGAGACAGTGTTGGTTTCAGTGTTAAAAATGTTGCATCGAAGGATCTTAAACGTGGGTATGTTGCTTCAAACTCTAAGGATGATCCTGCAAAGGGTGCTGCTAGCTTTACTTCTCACGTCATCATCATGAACCACCCGGGTCAAATTAGAAAAGGGTACACACCAATGCTTGATTGCCATACCTGTCATATTACTGTTAAGTTTGCTGAGCTATTGAGCAAGATTGACCGGAGGTCTTTTGAGGAGCTGGAGCGGGAACCTGAGTTCTTGAAAAATGGTGAGGCTGGAATGGTGAAGATGGTTCCAACAAAGCCGATGGTGGTTGAGACTTTCTCCGAGTACCCTCCATTGGGTCGGTTTGCTGTCCGGGACTTGAGGCAGACTGTTGGTGTGGGCGTGATCAAGAGCGTGGATAAGAAGGATCCAACTGGATGA
- the LOC122598180 gene encoding elongation factor 1-alpha 1-like isoform X4: MGEEKEVEKAHINIVVIGDANSGKSTTAGHLIYKLGGIDKTVIERFEKEAAEMHQVGVKYAWVLDRLKAERERGNTIDNTMCKFETTKYYCSVLDTPGQHRFIKNMITGTSQADCALLIVDSERFEYGMTTGLIREHILLAFILGVKQIICCCNKLALLFVVLQMDATRPKYAQYRYEDIVEDLESYFMKVGYDPDKIPFVPISGFEGDNLTERSPNLKWYKGPTLLEAIDRISEPKRLFDKPLRLPVHDVYHISGIGTVPVGRGAASFTSHVIIMNHPGQIRKGYTPMLDCHTCHITVKFAELLSKIDRRSFEELEREPEFLKNGEAGMVKMVPTKPMVVETFSEYPPLGRFAVRDLRQTVGVGVIKSVDKKDPTG, translated from the exons atggGTGAAGAAAAAGAAGTAGAAAAGGCTCATATCAACATTGTGGTCATTGGAGATGCAAATTCTGGCAAGTCAACTACTGCAGGCCACTTGATCTACAAGCTAGGTGGAATTGACAAGACTGTGATCGAAAGGTTCGAGAAAGAGGCTGCTGAGATGCACCAAGTTGGAGTCAAGTATGCTTGGGTGTTGGACAGGCTCAAGGCAGAGCGTGAAAGGGGTAATACTATCGACAATACAATGTGCAAATTCGAGACCACTAAATATTACTGCTCTGTCCTTGATACTCCTGGACAGCATAGGTtcatcaagaacatgatcaCTGGAACCTCCCAGGCCGACTGTGCCCTTCTCATCGTTGATTCTGAACGTTTTGAATATGGAATGACCACCGGACTTATTCGTGAACACATTTTGCTTGCATTTATACTTGGTGTCAAGCAAATAATTTGCTGCTGTAACAAG CTAGCTTTGTTATTTGTTGTTTTGCAAATGGATGCTACTAGACCCAAATACGCACAATATAGGTATGAAGATATTGTCGAAGATTTGGAGTCCTACTTCATGAAAGTCGGATATGACCCTGACAAAATCCCATTTGTCCCAATTTCTGGTTTTGAGGGCGATAACTTGACTGAGAGGTCACCTAACCTAAAATGGTATAAGGGTCCAACTCTACTTGAAGCCATTGACCGAATCAGTGAGCCAAAAAGACTATTTGACAAGCCTCTCCGCCTTCCAGTTCATGATGTCTACCACATTAGTGGGATCGGAACTGTGCCTGTGGGACGT GGTGCTGCTAGCTTTACTTCTCACGTCATCATCATGAACCACCCGGGTCAAATTAGAAAAGGGTACACACCAATGCTTGATTGCCATACCTGTCATATTACTGTTAAGTTTGCTGAGCTATTGAGCAAGATTGACCGGAGGTCTTTTGAGGAGCTGGAGCGGGAACCTGAGTTCTTGAAAAATGGTGAGGCTGGAATGGTGAAGATGGTTCCAACAAAGCCGATGGTGGTTGAGACTTTCTCCGAGTACCCTCCATTGGGTCGGTTTGCTGTCCGGGACTTGAGGCAGACTGTTGGTGTGGGCGTGATCAAGAGCGTGGATAAGAAGGATCCAACTGGATGA